A genomic region of Bernardetia sp. ABR2-2B contains the following coding sequences:
- a CDS encoding AraC family transcriptional regulator — MMSIKKTNNLDNFEILSIHNQKKDFPKHFHETFCISLIEQGVEVIDINDSILYSEKGSISVTNPYEVHANPLLNKDIPISFTTLYVSQDIVNHCLKEKNVKFENSQLFQPSLIPLFYEIKNSLDSNNSNLIQKNLGNLFNSLKKLSDIDNRNITTNDSIKWKEIVLFIENNLEEKLSVDGLAYFMNMEKFGFARQFRSKFGMSPINYVLMKKVFAAKKQINYHSELTAFAYQFGFADQAHFSKTFKRFIGIAPNEYRKTLK, encoded by the coding sequence ATGATGAGCATAAAGAAAACAAATAACCTAGATAATTTTGAAATATTATCAATCCATAATCAGAAAAAAGATTTTCCAAAACACTTTCATGAAACATTTTGTATTTCATTGATTGAACAAGGTGTAGAAGTGATTGATATAAATGATTCTATTTTATATAGTGAAAAAGGAAGTATTTCTGTTACCAATCCTTATGAAGTTCATGCGAATCCACTTCTGAATAAAGATATTCCTATTTCTTTTACCACTTTATATGTATCTCAAGATATAGTCAATCATTGTCTAAAAGAAAAGAATGTCAAGTTTGAAAATAGTCAATTATTTCAACCTTCATTGATACCTTTATTTTATGAAATCAAAAACTCATTAGATAGCAATAATTCAAACTTAATACAAAAAAATCTAGGTAATCTATTCAACTCATTAAAGAAATTATCTGATATTGATAATAGAAATATAACTACAAATGATTCTATAAAATGGAAGGAGATAGTATTATTCATAGAAAATAATTTAGAAGAAAAGTTATCTGTCGATGGACTAGCATATTTTATGAATATGGAAAAATTTGGTTTTGCTCGGCAGTTTCGTTCTAAATTTGGAATGTCGCCTATAAATTATGTCTTAATGAAGAAAGTATTTGCAGCAAAAAAGCAAATTAATTATCACTCTGAACTGACTGCTTTTGCATATCAATTTGGCTTTGCAGACCAAGCTCATTTTTCTAAAACTTTCAAACGATTTATAGGAATTGCTCCTAATGAGTACAGAAAAACTTTGAAATAG
- a CDS encoding ankyrin repeat domain-containing protein — MRTTICLLFYFICFSIYSQDINLSKRKVTNLIVNEDIDSLEKLINHGLDINKQYRRGETLLHIATYQEKVSVVKWLIQKGADVNIQSNNTFSTPLNISSFLFYRNDSISELLIKNGAKSDIYRKISPLQQTIFDNNEKILKLLLDYNADVNAHCEECCNRSAFLFCCYSGNQNLLNILIDNNADYTHLDCDGENGLMYAIEAENIDIVKKLIQLEYDFNQADNKGKSILDYALKTKNTVLIEIIEEYIK, encoded by the coding sequence ATGAGAACAACTATTTGCCTATTATTCTACTTTATCTGTTTTTCTATTTACAGTCAAGACATTAATTTATCAAAAAGAAAAGTTACAAATCTTATTGTAAACGAAGATATAGATTCTTTAGAAAAACTGATAAATCATGGCTTAGATATAAACAAACAGTATCGTAGAGGAGAAACCTTATTACATATAGCCACCTATCAAGAAAAAGTATCTGTTGTTAAATGGCTAATTCAGAAAGGAGCAGATGTAAATATTCAAAGTAACAATACATTTTCTACACCTCTAAATATATCCTCTTTTCTTTTTTATAGAAATGATTCTATTTCAGAACTTTTAATAAAGAATGGTGCAAAATCTGATATTTATCGCAAAATAAGTCCTCTGCAACAGACAATATTTGATAATAATGAAAAAATACTTAAACTTCTTTTGGATTATAATGCTGATGTAAATGCACACTGTGAAGAATGTTGCAACCGTTCGGCGTTTTTATTTTGTTGTTATAGTGGAAATCAAAATCTTTTAAATATTTTGATTGATAACAATGCAGATTACACACATCTAGATTGTGATGGCGAAAATGGGCTTATGTATGCAATAGAGGCTGAAAACATTGACATAGTAAAAAAACTTATTCAGCTAGAATATGATTTTAATCAAGCTGATAACAAAGGCAAATCAATTTTAGATTATGCTTTGAAGACAAAGAATACTGTTTTGATTGAAATAATTGAGGAGTATATAAAATAG
- the ileS gene encoding isoleucine--tRNA ligase yields the protein MKYTEPKNISYAGVAKDVLHFWNENKIFEASVQNREGKPTFTFFEGPPSANGKPGIHHVMARTIKDIFCRYQTLKGFQVKRKGGWDTHGLPIELQVEKELGITKEDIGKSISIEDYNQKCREAVMRYKELWDDITTKMGYWVDLGNPYITFDRKYMETLWYLLKQFHEKGLLYKGYSIQPYSPAAGTGLSSHELNQPGCYREVKDLSMTAQFKVKGTANDFLLAWTTTPWTLPSNSALAVGKNIEYVKVETHNQYTKQPINVYVAKALLTKVFDPKKYVDHAIFDEEKHPNQHPYTILEQCKGEKLEGLEYEQLMPYVKPDETNGTAFRVILGDFVSTEDGTGIVHISPTFGADDARVAKLANIPAILVSDENGNPMPLVDKRGRFVKEVTDFAGEAVKEEYEPKEVTSAEGYESVDLRIAVKLKKSNRAFKVEKYEHNYPHCWRTDKPILYYPLDSWFIKTTDYKERMVELNKTINWKPASTGEGRFGNWLENLVDWNLSRSRYWGTPLPIWRNEEGTEEVCIGSIKDLLAGIQEANDSKVLSVEEVKANRTFLEEFMANRADLHRPYVDNITLVKGKTKLTRELDLIDVWFDSGAMPYAQWHYPFEQNEIFEKSFPADFIAEGVDQTRGWFFTLHAIGTMLFDSVAYKNVISNGLVLDKNGSKMSKRLGNTVNPFETLEKFGADPTRWYLIENSNPWDSLRFNQDGITEIQRKFFNTLQNTYSFFALYANLDDFDFDENNLIPISKRPESDRWVISKLHSLIAEVDAAFAEYEPTKAARAMSKFVTADLSNWYVRLNRKRFWKAELVEDKIAAYQTLHTCLETIAVLASPIAPFYSDFVYRNLKKADKDNKTVSVHLADFPVSDESFINKDLETQMELAQQISSMTHALRKKNQMRVRQPLQKIMVAVANEETQNHIKAVQELILSEVNVKELEFLAPDSDKLTKTIKPNFKKLGGQYGKAMPKIAAQVKAMTQSDIATLEQTGVFTLNLDGEVIPLSPDDVEIGTEDIEGWVVMSENGITVALDVNLTDELRQEGVARDLVNRIQNLRKDEGLDVQDKILLQVEKGSELLNGALSNFKKYICDETQALEMEVLDSVNDSVELETEETKVNLAMKVHQLS from the coding sequence ATGAAATATACCGAACCAAAAAATATAAGTTACGCAGGTGTAGCAAAAGATGTTCTCCATTTTTGGAATGAGAACAAGATTTTTGAGGCTTCTGTCCAAAATAGAGAGGGCAAACCTACTTTTACGTTCTTTGAAGGACCTCCTTCTGCCAACGGAAAACCAGGGATTCACCACGTAATGGCTCGTACAATTAAGGATATTTTTTGTCGTTACCAAACGCTGAAAGGCTTTCAAGTGAAGCGTAAAGGAGGGTGGGATACGCACGGTCTGCCTATTGAATTACAGGTAGAAAAAGAATTAGGAATTACAAAAGAAGACATAGGTAAAAGTATTTCTATTGAAGATTATAATCAAAAATGTAGAGAGGCTGTAATGCGTTACAAAGAACTTTGGGACGATATTACAACTAAAATGGGCTATTGGGTAGATTTGGGCAATCCATATATTACTTTTGATAGAAAGTATATGGAAACGCTTTGGTATCTCTTAAAGCAATTCCACGAAAAAGGACTTTTATACAAAGGATATAGCATTCAGCCGTATTCTCCTGCTGCTGGTACAGGACTTTCTTCACACGAACTCAATCAACCAGGGTGTTATCGTGAAGTGAAAGACTTATCTATGACAGCGCAGTTTAAGGTAAAAGGAACAGCAAATGATTTTCTTTTAGCTTGGACAACAACACCTTGGACGCTTCCTTCAAACTCTGCTTTGGCAGTTGGAAAAAATATAGAATACGTAAAAGTAGAAACACATAATCAATACACAAAGCAGCCAATAAATGTATACGTAGCAAAGGCATTGCTTACTAAAGTATTTGACCCTAAAAAATACGTCGACCACGCTATTTTTGATGAAGAAAAACATCCAAATCAACACCCTTACACTATTTTAGAACAGTGTAAAGGAGAGAAATTAGAAGGCTTAGAGTATGAGCAGCTTATGCCTTATGTAAAGCCAGACGAAACAAATGGTACAGCTTTTAGAGTAATTTTAGGAGATTTTGTAAGTACAGAAGATGGTACTGGTATCGTTCATATCTCGCCTACTTTTGGTGCTGATGATGCTCGTGTTGCCAAATTAGCAAATATTCCTGCTATTTTGGTTTCTGATGAGAACGGAAACCCAATGCCACTTGTAGATAAGAGAGGGCGTTTTGTAAAAGAAGTTACTGATTTTGCTGGTGAAGCTGTAAAAGAAGAATACGAACCGAAAGAAGTAACAAGCGCAGAAGGCTACGAAAGTGTAGATTTGCGTATTGCTGTTAAGCTCAAAAAATCTAACCGTGCCTTTAAAGTAGAGAAATACGAACATAATTATCCTCATTGTTGGCGTACAGATAAGCCTATTTTATATTATCCTTTGGATTCTTGGTTTATCAAAACGACAGACTACAAGGAAAGAATGGTAGAGCTAAACAAAACGATAAACTGGAAACCTGCAAGTACAGGCGAAGGGCGTTTTGGCAACTGGCTTGAAAACCTTGTAGATTGGAACTTGTCTCGTTCTCGTTATTGGGGAACTCCTCTTCCAATTTGGAGAAATGAAGAAGGAACAGAAGAAGTTTGTATTGGTTCTATCAAAGACCTTTTGGCAGGAATACAAGAAGCAAACGACTCAAAGGTATTAAGTGTAGAGGAAGTAAAAGCAAACCGTACTTTCTTAGAAGAATTTATGGCAAACCGTGCAGATCTTCACCGTCCGTATGTGGATAATATCACGCTTGTAAAAGGCAAAACAAAACTCACTAGAGAGTTAGACTTGATTGATGTTTGGTTTGATTCGGGAGCGATGCCGTATGCACAATGGCACTATCCGTTTGAGCAAAATGAAATCTTTGAAAAGTCTTTCCCTGCTGATTTTATTGCAGAAGGAGTAGACCAAACTCGTGGCTGGTTCTTTACCCTTCACGCTATCGGAACGATGCTCTTCGATTCTGTTGCCTATAAAAATGTAATTTCGAACGGACTTGTTTTAGATAAAAATGGCAGTAAAATGTCTAAGAGATTAGGAAATACAGTCAATCCATTCGAAACACTAGAAAAATTTGGCGCAGACCCAACTCGTTGGTATTTGATTGAAAACTCTAATCCTTGGGATAGTTTAAGGTTCAATCAAGATGGAATTACAGAGATTCAGCGCAAGTTTTTCAATACACTTCAAAACACGTATTCATTCTTTGCTTTGTATGCAAATTTAGATGATTTTGATTTTGATGAAAATAATCTAATTCCAATTTCAAAACGTCCAGAAAGCGACCGTTGGGTTATCTCAAAACTGCACTCTCTAATAGCTGAAGTAGATGCAGCCTTTGCAGAATATGAGCCTACCAAGGCAGCTCGTGCGATGTCAAAATTTGTTACGGCAGACCTTTCAAACTGGTATGTTCGTCTGAATAGAAAACGTTTTTGGAAAGCTGAATTAGTAGAAGACAAAATTGCAGCGTATCAAACACTTCATACGTGTTTGGAAACGATTGCAGTTCTCGCTTCTCCGATTGCGCCTTTTTATTCTGATTTTGTGTATCGCAACTTGAAAAAAGCTGATAAGGATAATAAAACAGTTTCAGTTCATTTAGCAGATTTTCCTGTTTCTGATGAGAGTTTTATCAATAAAGATTTAGAAACTCAAATGGAACTCGCTCAACAGATTTCTTCAATGACACACGCATTGAGAAAGAAAAACCAGATGAGAGTTCGTCAGCCGTTACAAAAAATAATGGTGGCTGTGGCAAACGAAGAAACTCAAAATCATATCAAAGCTGTACAAGAACTGATTTTGTCAGAAGTAAATGTAAAAGAATTAGAGTTTTTAGCTCCTGATTCTGATAAACTTACCAAAACTATCAAGCCGAATTTCAAAAAATTAGGTGGACAGTATGGAAAAGCGATGCCGAAAATTGCAGCACAAGTAAAAGCAATGACACAATCTGATATTGCTACCTTAGAGCAAACAGGTGTGTTTACCTTAAATCTTGATGGCGAGGTTATTCCACTTTCTCCAGATGATGTAGAAATCGGAACAGAGGATATTGAAGGCTGGGTAGTGATGAGTGAAAACGGAATTACGGTAGCTCTTGATGTCAATCTTACAGATGAGTTACGCCAAGAAGGAGTTGCTAGAGATTTGGTAAACCGTATTCAGAACTTAAGAAAAGATGAAGGTTTGGATGTTCAAGACAAGATTTTATTGCAAGTGGAAAAAGGAAGTGAACTTTTGAACGGTGCTTTATCCAACTTCAAAAAGTATATTTGTGATGAAACACAAGCCTTAGAAATGGAAGTATTGGATTCGGTAAATGATTCAGTAGAATTAGAAACTGAAGAAACAAAAGTTAATTTAGCTATGAAAGTTCATCAGTTGAGTTAA
- a CDS encoding GxxExxY protein — MENQKYIELTEKIIKGYYTVYNKLGYGFLENVYEKALSIELTRMGLHAKTQVPIKVYYDDFEVGLYFADILVNDVVILELKAVQNISSVHEAQLYNYLKATGIEVGLLLNFGLEPKIRRRTLLEKK, encoded by the coding sequence ATGGAAAATCAAAAATACATTGAGCTAACAGAAAAAATAATAAAAGGATATTATACAGTATATAATAAGTTAGGGTATGGTTTTTTGGAAAATGTATATGAAAAAGCATTATCTATTGAGCTTACAAGAATGGGACTACACGCAAAAACGCAAGTTCCTATCAAAGTATATTATGATGATTTTGAAGTAGGACTTTATTTTGCCGATATTTTAGTAAATGATGTTGTAATCTTAGAGCTAAAAGCTGTTCAAAATATATCTTCCGTACACGAAGCTCAACTATACAATTATCTCAAAGCAACAGGAATCGAAGTTGGTTTATTATTAAATTTTGGATTAGAACCAAAAATTAGAAGAAGAACACTATTAGAAAAGAAATAA
- a CDS encoding RimK/LysX family protein: MEIIGRVESVGLTDLGVPVIDAKTDTGAYTSSLHCHNIRVVEEEEKQFLCFSMLDPTHEDYQEKEYRLEEFSQKKVRSSNGITQTRYKIRTRIRIGRSDYKTDFTLTDRKSMRYPILLGRKLLSKRFLVDCSQTYMLPLPKKKK; the protein is encoded by the coding sequence ATGGAAATTATTGGAAGAGTAGAATCAGTAGGTTTAACAGATTTGGGCGTTCCCGTAATAGATGCCAAAACAGATACAGGAGCTTATACTTCGTCTTTGCATTGTCATAATATTAGAGTAGTTGAAGAAGAAGAAAAACAGTTTTTGTGTTTCTCTATGTTAGACCCTACGCATGAAGATTATCAAGAAAAAGAATATCGCTTGGAGGAATTTTCTCAAAAAAAAGTGCGTAGCTCAAACGGTATCACACAAACTCGTTACAAAATTCGTACTCGCATACGTATAGGAAGAAGTGATTACAAGACAGATTTTACACTTACAGACCGAAAAAGTATGCGCTATCCAATTCTACTAGGTAGAAAGCTATTAAGCAAACGCTTTTTGGTAGATTGTTCGCAAACTTATATGTTGCCTCTTCCTAAGAAAAAGAAGTAG
- a CDS encoding DUF1838 domain-containing protein yields MLKQKLLYSLFIILITTISFFSCQTKKSEISQNSESDRIKNSLKDKSDDEIVLDSDPTTEINLKDNKQNFEAFMKIRSSIEGLQTSNQAEESIYYWEGSIYSFISGERSKKLMGMKGFSVSRWIKTDSSRQLMTREVALYTDPKTGEILEKMKNPLLDEKNDSVEVIHVWNNPVNQRFPFNIKENYDQKPKESSVYGIPYSELGQDMVCFYADIFLTYPSLITRKEFPNNVQSDLYQGAELFQFFVKKDDLENPMLTDIPATISWTRIGQWLPFMNMSDRQGYLVYQCRGYKILEGFEGLPQDVKDYVRAKQPVFEHAPTEYSQPNETSWSYFKKVRRGEEMGVGK; encoded by the coding sequence ATGTTGAAGCAAAAACTTCTTTACAGTTTATTTATAATCCTGATTACTACAATTTCTTTTTTTAGCTGTCAAACAAAGAAAAGCGAAATAAGTCAGAATAGCGAATCAGATAGAATAAAGAATAGCTTAAAAGACAAATCAGATGATGAAATAGTATTAGATTCTGACCCAACTACAGAAATAAACTTAAAGGATAACAAACAGAACTTTGAGGCTTTTATGAAAATTAGAAGCTCTATTGAAGGCTTACAAACTTCAAATCAGGCAGAAGAAAGTATTTATTATTGGGAAGGAAGCATTTATTCTTTCATAAGTGGAGAACGCAGTAAAAAACTGATGGGAATGAAAGGCTTTAGCGTATCAAGATGGATAAAAACAGATTCTTCAAGACAGCTTATGACTAGAGAAGTAGCTTTATACACAGACCCAAAGACAGGAGAAATTTTAGAGAAAATGAAAAACCCTCTTTTAGATGAAAAAAATGATTCCGTAGAAGTTATTCACGTTTGGAACAACCCTGTAAATCAGCGTTTTCCTTTTAATATAAAAGAAAATTACGACCAAAAGCCAAAAGAAAGTAGCGTTTATGGTATTCCTTATAGTGAGTTAGGACAAGATATGGTTTGTTTTTATGCAGATATTTTTCTGACTTATCCATCACTTATTACTCGCAAAGAATTTCCAAATAATGTGCAGAGTGATTTGTATCAAGGAGCAGAACTTTTCCAGTTTTTTGTAAAGAAAGATGATTTAGAAAATCCAATGCTAACTGATATTCCTGCCACTATTTCGTGGACACGTATCGGACAATGGCTTCCATTTATGAATATGAGCGATAGACAAGGATATTTAGTGTATCAATGTAGAGGATATAAAATTTTGGAAGGCTTTGAAGGCTTACCACAAGATGTAAAGGATTATGTAAGAGCAAAACAGCCAGTTTTCGAACATGCACCTACGGAATATTCTCAGCCGAATGAAACAAGTTGGTCGTATTTTAAGAAAGTGAGAAGGGGAGAGGAAATGGGTGTTGGAAAATAG
- a CDS encoding glycosyltransferase: MNQIYIFWIILSTSLILQGSFFVVIFKLLFYREDKNKTAKIVSQKSISLVIAARNEAHNLEKLLLSIFNQSYDNFEVIIVNDRSEDNSLEILEKFKLENPAKNFHFISIKEKPQNWNGKKYALQTGIKAAKNEIILLTDADCQPKDEFWIEKMANSFNNENSDKKINAVVGVSLYKNQNTTHSFLNWFINNETLITALQYISFANFGMAYMGVGRNLAYKKSVFFNEKNESNFEKIASQLGGDDDLIFSESHFYQNIEICLDGQTESKPPQNFREWRHQKRRHLAVGTKYSFRQKVISSIYPLSIFFWYVAVLGFLINGFYEVLGLELFRQVLFFAILRMFYNQLQNNKVLGRSGYKDFQQKFLKEFFTHFFGFELVFIFYYFVMGIGVILLPPKNWK; this comes from the coding sequence GTGAATCAAATTTATATTTTTTGGATTATTCTATCAACTAGCCTTATTCTGCAAGGTAGTTTTTTTGTCGTAATTTTTAAACTACTTTTTTATAGAGAAGATAAAAATAAAACGGCTAAAATAGTTTCTCAAAAATCTATTTCTCTTGTCATTGCAGCACGAAATGAAGCACATAACTTAGAAAAATTACTTCTTTCTATTTTCAATCAAAGTTATGATAATTTTGAAGTAATTATTGTCAATGACCGTTCAGAAGATAATTCTTTAGAGATTTTAGAAAAATTCAAACTAGAAAACCCTGCTAAAAACTTTCATTTTATTTCTATCAAAGAAAAACCTCAAAATTGGAATGGGAAAAAATATGCTTTACAAACTGGAATAAAAGCTGCCAAAAACGAAATTATTTTACTGACAGATGCTGACTGCCAACCAAAAGATGAGTTTTGGATAGAAAAAATGGCAAACTCTTTTAATAATGAAAATTCTGACAAAAAAATAAATGCAGTTGTAGGAGTTTCGTTGTACAAAAATCAAAATACAACTCATTCTTTCTTAAATTGGTTTATCAATAATGAAACATTAATTACTGCACTTCAATATATTTCTTTTGCTAATTTTGGAATGGCATATATGGGAGTAGGAAGAAATTTAGCTTATAAAAAAAGTGTTTTCTTTAATGAAAAGAATGAAAGTAATTTTGAAAAAATAGCTTCTCAATTAGGAGGCGATGATGATTTAATTTTTTCAGAAAGTCATTTTTATCAAAATATAGAAATCTGTTTAGATGGACAAACAGAAAGCAAACCTCCTCAAAATTTTAGAGAATGGCGACATCAAAAACGGCGACATTTGGCTGTTGGAACAAAATATTCTTTTCGTCAAAAAGTTATTTCTAGTATTTATCCTTTAAGTATATTTTTTTGGTATGTTGCTGTTTTAGGTTTTCTTATCAATGGCTTTTATGAAGTTTTAGGTCTTGAACTTTTTCGTCAGGTGCTTTTTTTTGCTATTTTGCGTATGTTCTATAATCAACTACAAAATAATAAAGTTTTGGGTCGTTCTGGTTATAAAGATTTTCAGCAAAAGTTTCTAAAGGAATTTTTTACTCATTTTTTTGGTTTTGAATTGGTATTTATTTTTTATTATTTCGTAATGGGAATAGGTGTTATTCTTCTTCCTCCCAAAAACTGGAAATAA
- a CDS encoding sigma-70 family RNA polymerase sigma factor has translation MKDNKNTSKNSEENKNPLSNADNKEFSDKALKDFDLIDLAVKGDQQAYAELMNRYKNSVYFMLLKMVKNTDDAEDLTVEAFTKAFKSLKKFKKEYTFSTWLFRIATNNCIDFIRKKKLETLSLHTPYKNDSGEQIQMDVPDKNLTPQEAAIRTQKIEIIRNFVEQLPPKYKKLVELRYFKELSYDEIAKELDAPLGTVKAQLHRARELMYDLVKNKRDVI, from the coding sequence ATGAAAGACAATAAAAACACCTCTAAAAATTCAGAAGAAAATAAAAATCCGTTATCTAATGCTGATAATAAAGAATTTTCAGATAAAGCATTAAAGGATTTTGATTTGATTGATTTGGCAGTCAAAGGCGACCAACAAGCCTATGCCGAACTGATGAATCGTTACAAGAATTCGGTGTATTTTATGCTTCTCAAAATGGTAAAAAATACAGATGATGCCGAAGATTTGACAGTTGAGGCATTTACGAAAGCTTTCAAGAGTCTGAAAAAATTCAAGAAAGAATATACTTTCAGTACGTGGCTTTTTCGTATTGCTACAAATAATTGTATTGACTTTATTCGTAAGAAAAAACTAGAAACACTTAGTTTGCATACGCCTTACAAAAACGATTCGGGGGAGCAAATTCAGATGGATGTTCCAGACAAAAATCTTACGCCACAAGAAGCAGCTATAAGAACACAGAAAATAGAAATTATAAGAAATTTTGTCGAACAGCTCCCTCCAAAATACAAGAAATTAGTAGAGTTGCGCTACTTCAAAGAACTTTCTTATGATGAGATAGCAAAAGAACTAGATGCACCTCTAGGAACTGTAAAGGCACAATTACACAGAGCAAGAGAATTGATGTACGACTTAGTTAAAAATAAGCGTGATGTGATTTAG
- a CDS encoding Uma2 family endonuclease has protein sequence MGLPKEEVKPQKLTFQEYINLEKENNQKYEYHDGFVIAMAGGTRNHSRISTNITSKLFSILEEKGDKCEVFNSDTKLGFQDKSKYLYPDAMVVCGDIEESRHNQDITNPIIIIEVLSKSTEELDRKDKFGLYKQVPSLEYYVLISQDKPQIEVYRKMKVEDNKSLWQIEIITGMDKMLVFPTLDIEISFALIYKKVEFER, from the coding sequence ATGGGCTTACCAAAAGAAGAAGTAAAACCTCAAAAATTAACTTTTCAAGAATATATTAATTTAGAAAAAGAAAATAATCAAAAGTATGAATACCATGACGGTTTTGTGATTGCAATGGCTGGAGGAACAAGAAACCATTCAAGGATTTCGACGAATATAACGTCAAAGTTATTCTCTATCTTGGAAGAAAAAGGAGATAAATGTGAAGTTTTTAATAGTGATACAAAATTAGGCTTTCAAGACAAAAGTAAATATTTGTATCCTGATGCTATGGTTGTCTGTGGAGATATAGAAGAATCTAGGCACAATCAAGATATTACAAATCCAATAATTATTATTGAAGTTTTATCAAAATCAACAGAAGAGCTTGATAGAAAAGATAAATTTGGTCTATACAAACAAGTTCCTAGCTTAGAATATTATGTTTTGATTTCACAAGACAAACCACAAATAGAAGTGTATAGAAAAATGAAAGTAGAAGATAATAAATCCTTATGGCAAATTGAAATTATTACAGGAATGGATAAAATGTTAGTTTTTCCTACTTTAGATATAGAGATTTCTTTTGCATTGATTTATAAAAAAGTAGAATTTGAGAGGTAA
- the hemE gene encoding uroporphyrinogen decarboxylase produces the protein MQTLQNDLLLRTARGEQTERAPVWTMRQAGRILPEYRELRAKLSGFIELVTTPHLAAEVTIQPVDRLGVDAAIIFSDILVIPEAMGLPYEMVEKVGPRFPETIKTEADVKRMTTDGIEEKLNYVTEAISITKKELNGRVPLIGFAGAPFTLFCYMIEGKGSKTFSKPRGLLYENPRLAHQLLQKITDSTIIYLKAQIKAGADIVQVFDSWAGVLGLELYKEFSLKYIRQIVEAIDEVPTIVFGKDQHAARADFGKLPCNVVGMDWTMPIEESRKLIGNDKVLQGNLDPCVLYGSYETIEAETKKMLTAFGKGKHIANLGHGVYPDLDFNKVKHFIDTVKNWKY, from the coding sequence ATGCAAACTTTACAAAACGATTTACTTTTAAGAACAGCAAGAGGAGAACAAACAGAACGTGCGCCTGTCTGGACAATGCGCCAAGCTGGAAGAATCTTGCCTGAATATAGAGAATTAAGAGCCAAACTAAGTGGTTTTATCGAACTTGTTACTACGCCACATTTGGCAGCCGAAGTTACCATTCAACCTGTCGATAGATTGGGAGTAGATGCAGCCATTATTTTTTCGGATATTTTGGTAATTCCTGAAGCGATGGGTTTGCCTTACGAAATGGTGGAAAAAGTAGGTCCTCGTTTTCCAGAAACTATCAAAACGGAAGCAGACGTAAAAAGAATGACGACCGACGGAATAGAAGAAAAACTAAATTACGTAACAGAAGCTATTTCTATCACTAAAAAAGAATTAAACGGACGTGTTCCTTTGATTGGTTTTGCTGGTGCGCCTTTTACGCTTTTTTGTTATATGATAGAAGGAAAAGGTTCGAAAACATTCTCAAAACCTCGTGGATTACTTTATGAAAATCCAAGATTAGCACATCAATTATTACAAAAAATAACAGATTCTACAATCATTTATCTAAAAGCTCAAATAAAAGCAGGTGCAGATATTGTACAGGTTTTTGATTCTTGGGCAGGTGTTTTGGGATTAGAATTGTATAAAGAATTTAGCTTAAAATATATCAGACAAATTGTAGAAGCGATTGATGAAGTGCCTACAATTGTTTTTGGAAAAGACCAACACGCAGCAAGAGCAGACTTTGGAAAACTGCCTTGTAATGTCGTGGGAATGGACTGGACAATGCCGATTGAAGAATCAAGAAAATTGATAGGAAATGACAAAGTTTTGCAAGGAAATCTTGACCCTTGTGTTTTGTATGGTTCGTATGAAACGATAGAAGCAGAAACGAAGAAAATGCTTACTGCCTTCGGAAAAGGAAAACATATTGCCAATCTAGGACACGGAGTTTATCCAGATTTAGATTTTAATAAAGTTAAGCATTTTATTGATACAGTCAAGAATTGGAAGTATTAA
- a CDS encoding DUF2795 domain-containing protein, producing the protein MYWTLELASYLEDAPWPATKDELIDYGTRTGAPMEVVENLQDLEDDGEPYENIEEIWPDYPTKDDFFFNEDEY; encoded by the coding sequence ATGTATTGGACACTAGAACTAGCATCTTATTTAGAAGATGCTCCTTGGCCGGCCACTAAAGATGAATTGATTGATTATGGGACACGTACAGGTGCGCCTATGGAAGTAGTAGAAAATCTACAAGATTTAGAAGATGATGGTGAGCCTTATGAAAACATTGAAGAAATTTGGCCTGACTACCCTACTAAAGATGACTTCTTTTTTAATGAAGATGAATATTAA